From a single Schistosoma mansoni strain Puerto Rico chromosome 4, complete genome genomic region:
- a CDS encoding Fxna peptidase (M28 family) translates to MSGVRQRKAKTLQDDNSSAHQGLKYAHSECSKYSNSDKFVDRPYSLFWLCSVIAIFLAFFIIWDDSSDCWPCSNSSCSSFDVVSVRSHLINVTNMGSRTAGSIANEVAAADYLRNELKLIESVSNKTRLVVSLDEHRSGYSSFRALSHVSSYNNVRNFALRFHDLRAKGGNESKLAFLISCHYDTAPGSPGASGAFVNCSVMLEVCRILATGLFILFNDLIFLFNGAEESMLLSSHAFITQHKWATDIVAFMNLEGAGAAKRLFLSQSGPGPSSDVLLEAYANAFKQPLASVLGEDLFQFGLVPSDTDYRIFRDYGLVPGLDLAYIQDGYVYHTPYDTESRISNRCLRLSGCNILSFVQLIAKDERIQGFIKLTPINHAETLLRVSASGSPLGRNSVPPLVTRSATVRNVYFEPDDLCTSGGVDSLLLYWCKYLRHIPDSPEITEEESHILIVPIDANGIRYLTPNSYPMSALRLFMNSNEHNQSKFKGIKELVDAEPAGCNYSQPYCGVASVYPFLHIPRYFYRVPAEFHKIEPNVKLKLLSRTLLMNYLPNGRLSWNVTFSVVSGPPHTHILIRTDENYTKLTAWSFASTAMYPSSMPLPPPLISDIPSNKGEHYFLYHLNAAAFGEHGVLWETPWTFWVVFESQEVLSQSSYIDVAIAGLYVDEGVSTRSPPLSDFLSRLPPWVTVTRGCAVYDHWRFHLN, encoded by the exons CATAGCGAATGTTCGAAATATTCTAACTCTGATAAATTCGTTGATCGTCCCTACAGTTTATTTTGGTTGTGCTCGGTGATAGCTATTTTCCTAGCTTTCTTCATTATTTGGGATGACAGTAGTGATTGTTGGCCTTGCTCCAATTCGTCATGCAGTTCTTTTGACGTGGTATCTGTTAGATCACACCTTATCAATGTCACCAACATGGGTTCTCGAACTGCCGGGTCCATAGCTAATGAAGTTGCTGCTGCTGACTATCTTCGGAATGAATTAAAGTTAATTGAATCGGTTTCAAACAAAACGAGGTTGGTCGTTTCGTTGGATGAACACAGGTCTGGCTACTCGAGTTTCCGGGCGTTATCTCATGTTTCTTCATACAATAATGTTCGGAACTTTGCTCTTCGTTTTCATGACCTACGTGCCAAAGGTGGTAACGAGAGCAAATTAGCATTTCTTATTAGCTGTCATTACGATACAGCCCCCGGGAGTCCTGGTGCTAGTGGTGCGTTTGTTAATTGCTCTGTCATGTTAGAAGTTTGTCGTATATTGGCGACAGgtttgtttattctttttaatgatcttatatttcttttcaatgGGGCTGAGGAAAGCATGTTGCTTAGCAGTCATGCTTTCATAACGCAACACAAGTGGGCCACTGACATCGTCGCTTTTATGAATTTAGAAGGGGCAGGTGCTGCTAAACGACTTTTCCTTTCTCAATCTGGTCCTGGTCCTTCATCAGATGTTTTACTCGAAGCTTATGCAAATGCTTTCAAACAACCATTGGCCAGTGTTCTGGGGGAAGATTTGTTCCAGTTTGGACTAGTGCCATCGGACACAGATTACAGAATATTTCGTGACTATGGGCTTGTTCCAGGGTTAGATCTTGCGTATATACAAGATGGGTACGTTTATCACACTCCCTATGATACGGAGTCTCGTATTTCGAACCGTTGTCTTCGACTGTCGGGATGCAATATATTGAGTTTTGTTCAGTTGATTGCCAAAGATGAAAGAATACAAGGTTTCATCAAACTGACTCCGATAAATCATGCAGAAACATTACTGCGTGTCTCAGCTTCAGGTTCACCGTTGGGTAGAAACAGTGTCCCTCCACTGGTCACTAGATCGGCAACTGTTCGAAATGTTTATTTTG AGCCAGACGACTTGTGTACGTCCGGTGGTGTGGATTCGTTGCTGCTTTATTGGTGCAA ATATCTTCGGCATATCCCAGATTCTCCTGAGATCACAGAGGAAGAAAGTCATATCCTAATTGTCCCTATTGATGCGAATGGTATTCGGTATCTGACACCTAATTCTTACCCTATGTCCGCACTTAGATTATTTATGAATTCAAACGAGCATAATCAGTCAAAATTCAAAGGTATCAAAGAGCTTGTTGATGCAGAACCCGCGGGGTGCAATTACAGTCAACCTTATTGTGGTGTAGCCTCTGTTTATCCTTTTCTTCATATCCCCAGATATTTTTATCGTGTTCCTGCTGAATTTCACAAAATAGAACCAAATGTAAAGTTAAAGTTACTGTCACGCACATTGTTAATGAATTACTTACCAAATGGTCGCTTGAGTTGGAACGTTACATTCTCTGTAGTTTCCGGTCCTCCCCATACTCATATCTTAATTCGTACAGATGAGAACTATACCAAGTTAACTGCATGGTCGTTTGCATCGACTGCAATGTATCCTTCATCTATGCCACTCCCTCCTCCATTAATTAGCGATATTCCAAGCAACAAAGGTGAACATTATTTTTTATACCATTTGAATGCAGCAGCGTTTGGTGAACATGGGGTCTTATGGGAAACACCGTGGACATTTTGGGTTGTTTTTGAATCCCAGGAAGTACTATCACAATCAAGTTATATTGACGTAGCTATTGCTGGCCTGTATGTTGACGAAGGTGTCTCTACTCGCTCTCCTCCACTCTCAGACTTTTTGTCAAGATTACCACCTTGGGTTACTGTCACTCGGGGTTGTGCTGTTTATGATCATTGGCGTTTTCATCTGAACTAG
- a CDS encoding putative enhancer of rudimentary protein, translating to MPHTILLVQPSVKKPDTRTWSDYETVEQCLEGVCKIYEEQLKREKPNAPTITYDISQLFQFIDQLADLSCLVFHESTYTYVPHHKNWIKEQVYVLLRNQAGQ from the coding sequence ATGCCTCACACAATATTACTTGTACAGCCTTCTGTCAAAAAACCAGATACTCGTACATGGTCGGATTATGAAACTGTAGAGCAATGTTTGGAGGGTGTATGCAAGATATATGAAGAGCAGCTAAAACGTGAAAAACCTAATGCTCCTACTATCACTTATGACATATCCCAACTTTTCCAGTTCATCGATCAGTTGGCTGACCTTAGTTGTCTAGTTTTTCATGAATCTACATACACATATGTTCCACATCATAAAAACTGGATCAAAGAACAAGTTTATGTACTCCTCAGAAACCAAGCTGGCCAGTAA